The following are encoded in a window of Lacinutrix sp. WUR7 genomic DNA:
- a CDS encoding NADP-dependent oxidoreductase — MKAILLEKAGGPENLHLAEVKKPSIKENEVLVAVKAISLNPADVKPKYADAMLSMMYGKERPIILGWDIAGTITEVGATVTNLKVGDKVFGMVNFPGVGNAYAEFVAAPEAHLAVMPNNVSFEEAAATTLAALTALQILSGKVKKGDRVLIQAGSGGVGHFAIQIAKSFGAYVITTASAKNKDFVLSIGADEAIDYHTQKFEEILSDIDFVLDTQGGIVLENSVKVLKNGGAIITTVAPDLQEEVKAVAEKENKTITNILVHSSAEDMYTLKGMLESGAIKPNIYKTFAFEDMADAHREVEKGRTVGKVIVTI; from the coding sequence ATGAAAGCAATATTATTAGAAAAAGCAGGAGGACCAGAAAACCTACATTTAGCAGAAGTTAAAAAACCGAGTATAAAAGAGAACGAAGTATTAGTTGCTGTTAAAGCAATTTCTTTAAACCCAGCAGATGTAAAACCAAAGTACGCAGATGCAATGCTAAGTATGATGTACGGTAAAGAACGACCAATAATTTTAGGTTGGGACATTGCAGGTACAATTACAGAAGTTGGTGCGACAGTTACCAATTTAAAAGTTGGCGATAAGGTCTTCGGAATGGTAAACTTTCCAGGTGTTGGTAATGCTTACGCAGAATTTGTTGCTGCTCCTGAAGCACATTTAGCGGTAATGCCCAATAACGTTTCTTTTGAAGAAGCTGCAGCAACGACATTGGCAGCCTTAACCGCATTACAAATTTTATCAGGAAAAGTTAAAAAAGGCGACAGAGTTTTAATACAAGCGGGTTCTGGTGGCGTTGGTCACTTTGCAATACAAATAGCAAAAAGCTTCGGAGCGTATGTAATTACTACAGCTTCAGCAAAAAACAAAGATTTTGTATTGTCTATTGGTGCAGATGAAGCTATTGATTATCACACACAAAAATTTGAAGAAATTTTATCAGATATCGACTTTGTATTAGATACACAAGGTGGTATAGTTTTAGAAAATTCAGTAAAAGTTTTAAAAAATGGCGGAGCAATTATAACCACGGTCGCACCAGATTTACAAGAAGAAGTTAAGGCTGTAGCCGAAAAAGAAAACAAAACAATAACTAATATTTTAGTGCATTCTAGTGCCGAAGATATGTACACCTTAAAAGGGATGCTAGAAAGCGGAGCTATAAAACCAAACATCTATAAAACCTTTGCTTTTGAAGACATGGCAGACGCCCATAGAGAAGTTGAAAAAGGAAGAACAGTTGGTAAAGTGATTGTTACTATTTAA
- a CDS encoding alpha/beta fold hydrolase: protein MDNNNSTNALIFNKDASNHKKRPFLVDKEEYPFKSNWYDKDGVSMHYIDEGKGIPIVLAHGNPEWSFIYRNIIKELSGEARLIAYDLPGFGFSDTPKNFDYTPQEHAKWVKSLVLDYLKLEKFILVVQDWGGPTALHLATNQPDRILGIVISNTWAWKANKESEKFSNFFKTEEGKRLIYEENYFVRTLLLKSMNKKSGNNQAIIDAYEMVFPTPESRKGTLIFPQHITLSESWFLEIEEKLHLLADKPVELIFGEKNRTLGNPESIAKWRSYYPNANVQLLPNADHFTQEESPESFVFALRRILKENKNSI from the coding sequence ATGGATAATAATAATTCTACAAACGCTTTAATTTTTAACAAAGATGCATCAAACCACAAGAAAAGACCTTTTCTAGTAGATAAAGAAGAGTATCCTTTTAAAAGTAATTGGTATGACAAAGATGGTGTTTCGATGCACTACATAGATGAAGGAAAAGGCATACCTATTGTATTAGCACACGGAAACCCAGAATGGTCATTTATATATAGAAATATTATAAAAGAGTTATCTGGTGAAGCAAGATTAATAGCTTATGATTTACCAGGTTTTGGATTTTCAGATACGCCTAAAAATTTTGATTATACTCCGCAAGAGCACGCAAAATGGGTGAAATCTTTGGTGCTTGATTATTTAAAACTTGAAAAGTTTATTTTGGTTGTGCAAGATTGGGGCGGACCAACCGCATTGCATCTTGCTACAAATCAACCCGATAGGATTCTAGGAATCGTTATTTCTAATACTTGGGCGTGGAAAGCCAATAAAGAGTCTGAAAAATTTTCTAATTTCTTTAAAACGGAAGAAGGAAAGAGACTTATTTATGAGGAAAATTATTTTGTAAGAACATTGCTTTTAAAAAGTATGAATAAAAAATCTGGCAATAATCAAGCGATTATTGATGCTTATGAAATGGTATTTCCAACACCAGAATCTAGAAAAGGAACATTGATTTTTCCACAGCATATTACACTTTCAGAATCTTGGTTCCTGGAAATAGAAGAAAAATTACATCTTTTAGCAGACAAACCAGTGGAGTTGATCTTTGGTGAGAAAAATAGAACTCTAGGAAATCCAGAATCGATTGCTAAATGGCGTTCTTATTATCCAAATGCAAATGTGCAATTATTGCCAAATGCAGATCATTTTACACAAGAGGAAAGCCCTGAGAGTTTTGTGTTTGCACTTAGACGAATATTAAAAGAGAATAAGAATTCTATATAA
- a CDS encoding DsbA family protein, translating into MKYEISMFSDFQCPYCYIAKGTMDSLKKEYDIEINFRGYEIHSDIPENGIPSKDYFPNAKQKNIQLQEFGRQFGYEFADITTMPNSNKALQVAEYAKEVNKSDAFNTLMYEAFFFKDINISLVPEIKKMALSVGISEVEVDQVFATNKYKEILESNKIFCRDNNISSVPTFIINNKIIVVGAQSAENFRKVFEELKA; encoded by the coding sequence ATGAAATATGAAATTTCAATGTTTTCTGATTTTCAATGCCCTTATTGCTATATAGCAAAAGGAACTATGGATAGCCTGAAAAAAGAATATGATATTGAAATTAACTTTAGAGGATATGAAATTCATTCAGACATACCTGAAAACGGTATTCCCTCAAAAGATTATTTTCCAAATGCAAAACAGAAAAATATTCAGCTACAAGAATTTGGACGTCAATTCGGTTATGAATTTGCAGATATAACTACTATGCCTAATTCTAACAAAGCATTACAGGTTGCAGAGTATGCTAAAGAGGTAAACAAATCGGATGCCTTTAATACACTAATGTACGAAGCATTCTTTTTTAAAGACATAAACATAAGTTTGGTTCCTGAAATAAAAAAAATGGCATTGTCAGTAGGTATTTCAGAAGTAGAAGTTGATCAGGTTTTTGCTACAAATAAGTATAAAGAAATATTAGAATCCAATAAAATATTTTGTAGAGATAATAATATTTCTAGTGTTCCAACTTTTATTATTAATAATAAAATTATAGTGGTTGGAGCTCAAAGTGCTGAAAATTTCAGAAAAGTCTTTGAAGAATTAAAAGCATAA
- a CDS encoding aldehyde dehydrogenase family protein: MKTQDELPNYTKKIFVGGEWKDGKGPAIKDINPWNQEELFSLNSATEDDVNEAFETAAIAQKKWAAVLPPEKSRMMLKLAEVVRNRKQEFAEWARKEVGATLAKGYFEAELVASVFESAVHLPLLVEGKILPRDIEGKESIAVRKPLGVIGLISPWNFPGQLTARTLGPALAVGNAVVLKPASTSIVTGGLIFASFLEEAGFPKGLLSVLPGGGSTIGTAITKHPISKLISFTGSTPVGRQVGINALSADIIKNIELELGGNSPFVVLEDADIDQAVEAAAWGKFMNQGQICMAINRIIVEDKVYDEFTEKFIAKVKTLKRLDMNDPDTFVGPIIDQAQFDTVKNLIDEAKAQGYKMALGGEADGLHMPPHVFVDTDENCPLFKNEIFGPAVTITRAKDMQDALRLANATDFGLSSSVFTQDEAKGMAFAQGIEAGMTHINDQPVNDSAYAPFGGVKNSGLGRFNGQWGVKSFTVAHWITIQKTPRKYPFKASDFQ; the protein is encoded by the coding sequence ATGAAAACACAAGACGAATTACCAAATTACACAAAAAAAATATTTGTTGGTGGAGAATGGAAAGACGGAAAAGGACCAGCAATAAAAGATATTAACCCTTGGAATCAAGAGGAGTTATTCTCTTTAAATAGTGCTACGGAAGATGATGTTAATGAAGCTTTTGAAACAGCTGCAATTGCGCAAAAAAAATGGGCAGCAGTTTTACCTCCAGAAAAGAGCAGAATGATGCTTAAGCTTGCCGAAGTGGTAAGAAACAGAAAGCAAGAGTTTGCAGAATGGGCAAGAAAAGAAGTCGGTGCAACTTTAGCAAAAGGTTATTTTGAAGCCGAATTAGTAGCTAGTGTTTTTGAAAGTGCTGTGCATTTACCATTATTAGTAGAAGGTAAAATTTTACCAAGAGATATAGAGGGTAAAGAATCTATTGCAGTTAGAAAACCATTAGGGGTTATCGGATTAATCTCTCCTTGGAATTTCCCTGGACAATTAACTGCGCGTACTTTAGGACCTGCCTTAGCAGTAGGTAATGCGGTGGTTTTAAAACCAGCATCGACATCTATAGTTACGGGAGGATTAATTTTTGCTTCATTTTTAGAAGAAGCAGGTTTCCCAAAAGGGTTATTAAGTGTGTTACCTGGTGGCGGAAGCACTATTGGTACTGCCATTACAAAGCATCCAATCTCAAAATTAATTTCTTTTACAGGATCAACTCCGGTTGGTCGTCAAGTAGGAATTAACGCGTTGAGTGCTGATATTATAAAAAACATCGAATTAGAATTAGGAGGTAATAGTCCGTTTGTAGTATTGGAAGATGCAGATATTGATCAAGCTGTAGAAGCTGCTGCTTGGGGTAAATTTATGAATCAAGGTCAGATTTGTATGGCTATAAACAGAATTATTGTAGAAGATAAAGTCTATGACGAATTCACAGAGAAGTTTATTGCCAAAGTAAAAACCTTAAAACGTTTAGATATGAATGATCCTGACACGTTTGTAGGACCAATTATAGATCAAGCACAATTTGACACCGTTAAAAATTTAATAGACGAAGCTAAAGCACAGGGTTATAAAATGGCTTTAGGTGGTGAAGCAGATGGCTTACATATGCCACCACACGTTTTTGTAGATACCGATGAAAACTGTCCGTTATTCAAAAATGAGATTTTTGGACCTGCAGTAACTATTACACGTGCTAAAGATATGCAAGACGCATTGCGTTTAGCTAATGCTACAGATTTTGGTTTGTCTAGTTCTGTGTTTACACAAGACGAAGCTAAAGGAATGGCGTTTGCACAAGGTATTGAGGCTGGTATGACGCATATTAATGACCAACCAGTAAATGACAGTGCTTATGCACCATTTGGAGGTGTTAAAAACTCTGGATTAGGTCGTTTTAATGGTCAATGGGGCGTAAAATCGTTTACTGTTGCACATTGGATTACCATTCAAAAAACGCCAAGAAAATACCCGTTTAAAGCTTCGGATTTTCAGTAA
- a CDS encoding MarC family protein has translation MDNLITFSITVFTAFFAITNPISNMTVFVSLTQGADKKTKHDINKRSNIIAFIIVAVFVLLGKYIFELFNISIPAFKITGGILIFFIGFDMLQSKQSNVKTLDNVHVDENIAVSPLAIPILAGPGTIVTAMNFVSNVETIHIILVILIFGSMSLITYFTFRLSDLIVKIVGHNVISVIGKIMGLIIAIIGTGMIITGIKISFNLMA, from the coding sequence ATGGATAACTTAATTACATTTTCAATTACGGTATTTACTGCCTTTTTTGCTATAACCAATCCCATATCTAATATGACCGTTTTTGTTTCTTTAACACAAGGAGCAGATAAGAAAACGAAGCATGATATAAATAAACGATCCAATATTATAGCCTTTATTATTGTGGCTGTATTTGTGCTTTTAGGAAAATATATTTTCGAATTATTTAATATCAGTATTCCAGCTTTTAAAATTACAGGTGGTATTTTGATCTTCTTTATTGGATTTGATATGCTGCAATCTAAGCAGTCTAATGTGAAAACGCTGGACAACGTTCATGTAGATGAAAACATTGCTGTTTCTCCACTAGCTATACCAATTTTAGCAGGACCTGGAACTATTGTAACTGCAATGAATTTTGTGTCTAATGTGGAAACGATTCATATTATATTGGTAATTCTAATTTTTGGCTCTATGAGCTTAATAACTTATTTCACCTTTAGATTAAGTGATCTAATTGTTAAAATAGTTGGTCATAATGTGATATCTGTAATAGGAAAAATAATGGGATTAATTATAGCTATTATTGGAACAGGTATGATAATTACAGGAATTAAAATATCATTTAATTTAATGGCTTAG
- a CDS encoding NAD(P)H-dependent oxidoreductase translates to MKKILILFSHPKFEKSRVNQALINHIKDKENVTIHDLYEEYPDFHIDVAVEKELLNQHDIIIWHHPFYWYSCPPLMKQWIDMVLEFNWAYGPEGNALQGKICLNAITTGASKEVYCSEGYNSFTVKQFLRPFEQTAILCGMEYFPPFAVMGTHKLSDEALTDYKMNYGKLIDLLQVNLSANDFGNKSFINDIPQLNNV, encoded by the coding sequence ATGAAAAAAATACTCATTTTGTTTTCGCATCCTAAATTCGAAAAATCTAGAGTTAACCAAGCTTTAATTAATCATATTAAAGACAAGGAAAATGTGACTATTCATGATTTATATGAAGAATACCCGGATTTTCATATTGATGTTGCTGTAGAAAAAGAATTACTTAATCAGCACGACATTATTATCTGGCACCATCCTTTTTATTGGTATAGTTGTCCGCCTTTAATGAAGCAATGGATTGATATGGTATTAGAGTTTAATTGGGCTTATGGTCCAGAGGGTAATGCATTACAAGGTAAAATATGCTTAAATGCGATTACTACAGGAGCTTCTAAAGAGGTATATTGTTCCGAGGGTTATAACAGTTTTACCGTGAAACAATTTTTACGACCTTTTGAACAAACAGCAATTTTGTGCGGCATGGAATATTTTCCACCATTTGCAGTTATGGGCACCCACAAACTTAGCGATGAAGCTTTAACAGATTATAAAATGAACTACGGAAAATTAATAGATTTACTACAAGTTAATTTATCGGCTAATGACTTTGGAAACAAATCATTTATAAATGATATTCCACAACTAAATAACGTATAA
- a CDS encoding monovalent cation:proton antiporter-2 (CPA2) family protein: MTGSILFEAIVFLAGAIICVSIAKRLGLSSVIGYLLAGVLIGPYVFGFIGNEGDDILHFAEFGVVMMLFLIGLEIEPKNFWNMRKTILGMGGIQVGGTMLLSYILFTVLGFEWKIALVISMAVALSSTAIAMQTIKEKRLMDTTFGTSAFSILLFQDIIVIFMLGFIPLLSNTEDNASAENNSEHTNLLDSLPVGFQTLAILLSVVLIIVAGRYLIVPMLRKVAKTGVRELLIAAAFLIVFGISFLMEYVGISPALGAFLGGVVLSNSEFKHELESTLEPFKNLLLGLFFMAVGASINFIVIANSPLTIGGILIAVIVIKAIVLFLTGQVFGLKLDQKLLLTFSLAQIGEFAFVLLSFAFGLHILSQEQMDMMLVITALSMSLTPIISMINERVILPRIGTKESIKRPMDHIAKSQKIILVGFGHFGSTIGRFMRSHGVEATILDHDSNRVDFLRKMGFEVYYGDATRLDLLESAGIAEAKIIICATNKIEVSKAISKIVKEKYPHVELMIRTKNRYDAYELLNLGNENIYRESLETSLTLAKDVLSKMGFRKYTLNRQVQNFIKYDEDSLRRLASEPKSEDNYIFKARKELEQQEKFLNEDFKRGIVEYDNHWDSEHIRKALDNKEDQ; the protein is encoded by the coding sequence ATGACTGGAAGTATACTTTTTGAAGCCATAGTTTTTCTTGCCGGAGCCATTATTTGTGTTTCTATTGCCAAACGTTTAGGATTAAGCTCTGTGATAGGATACTTATTAGCAGGAGTATTAATTGGTCCGTATGTATTCGGTTTTATTGGAAATGAAGGAGATGATATTTTGCATTTTGCCGAATTTGGAGTAGTCATGATGTTGTTTTTAATTGGATTAGAAATTGAACCAAAAAATTTCTGGAACATGCGAAAAACCATACTTGGTATGGGCGGAATTCAAGTAGGAGGAACCATGTTACTCTCCTATATATTATTTACTGTTTTAGGTTTTGAGTGGAAAATAGCCTTGGTTATTTCCATGGCTGTGGCATTATCATCAACAGCAATTGCCATGCAAACCATAAAGGAAAAAAGATTAATGGATACTACCTTTGGTACGTCTGCTTTTTCCATTTTATTGTTTCAAGATATTATCGTGATTTTTATGTTGGGTTTTATTCCGCTGTTATCGAATACAGAGGATAACGCTTCCGCGGAAAACAACAGTGAACATACTAATTTACTAGATAGTCTTCCTGTTGGTTTTCAAACTTTAGCCATTCTTTTATCGGTAGTTTTAATCATTGTTGCTGGCCGTTATTTAATTGTTCCTATGCTACGAAAAGTAGCTAAAACAGGCGTTCGTGAGCTATTAATTGCAGCAGCTTTTTTAATTGTTTTTGGCATTTCCTTTTTAATGGAATATGTTGGAATTAGTCCAGCTCTTGGAGCGTTTTTAGGTGGTGTTGTATTGTCTAATAGTGAGTTTAAGCACGAATTAGAAAGTACACTTGAGCCTTTTAAAAACTTACTTCTAGGATTATTTTTTATGGCCGTTGGTGCTTCTATTAACTTTATTGTTATTGCAAATAGTCCGCTAACCATTGGTGGAATTTTGATAGCAGTTATTGTGATTAAAGCCATCGTTTTATTTTTAACGGGACAAGTGTTTGGTTTAAAATTAGATCAAAAATTATTACTTACGTTTAGCTTGGCCCAAATTGGTGAATTTGCTTTTGTATTACTATCATTTGCATTTGGCCTTCATATTTTGTCGCAAGAACAAATGGATATGATGCTCGTAATTACAGCTTTATCGATGTCATTAACACCAATTATTAGCATGATTAATGAGCGTGTTATTCTTCCTAGAATTGGTACAAAAGAATCCATAAAAAGACCAATGGATCACATCGCTAAATCACAAAAAATAATACTAGTAGGTTTTGGTCATTTTGGAAGTACAATAGGTCGTTTTATGCGTTCTCATGGCGTGGAAGCTACTATTTTAGATCATGATTCAAATCGTGTAGATTTTCTTAGAAAAATGGGATTCGAAGTGTATTATGGGGATGCAACGCGATTAGATTTATTAGAATCTGCGGGAATCGCAGAAGCTAAAATAATTATTTGTGCGACCAATAAGATTGAAGTTTCTAAAGCGATTAGTAAAATTGTAAAAGAAAAATATCCGCATGTGGAATTAATGATTCGTACTAAAAATCGCTATGATGCCTACGAATTACTAAATCTTGGAAATGAAAATATCTATCGCGAATCCTTAGAAACGTCCTTAACTTTAGCGAAAGATGTATTGAGTAAAATGGGTTTCCGTAAATATACGTTGAATAGACAAGTACAGAATTTTATCAAGTATGATGAAGATAGTTTAAGGCGTCTGGCTTCCGAACCTAAAAGTGAAGATAACTATATTTTTAAAGCAAGAAAAGAGCTAGAACAA